In Phyllostomus discolor isolate MPI-MPIP mPhyDis1 chromosome 2, mPhyDis1.pri.v3, whole genome shotgun sequence, the following are encoded in one genomic region:
- the GPRC5D gene encoding G-protein coupled receptor family C group 5 member D isoform X2 — translation MCEDFPKSTEDYYFLCDTEGPWRIVLECLAIIGIVVTVILLLALLFLVCKVQDCGQWNVLPTQILFLLGVLGLFGLAFAFIMPFNQQTAPVRYFFFGVLFALCFACLLAHASNLVKLVRGGVSLSWTTILCIAVGLSLLQTIIAIEYVTLIMTRGMMFVHMTPCQLNVDFVVLLVYVLLLMALTFFVSKATFCGPCENWKQHGRLIFITMLISIIIWVVWISMLMRGNPQLQRQPQWDDPVICIALVTNAWVFLLLYIIPELCILYRCWKQDCALPGNTCSVPAYQCGFRAENQELSKARDSDGAQEDVALTSYSAADC, via the coding sequence ATGTGTGAGGACTTCCCCAAGTCCACTGAGGACTATTATTTCCTCTGTGACACAGAGGGGCCATGGCGCATTGTCCTGGAGTGCCTGGCAATCATTGGCATTGTGGTTACAGTTATTCTGCTCTTGGCACTTCTCTTCCTCGTGTGTAAAGTTCAAGACTGTGGCCAGTGGAATGTCCTCCCCACCCAGATCCTCTTCCTCCTGGGTGTGCTGGGGCTCTTTGGCCTTGCTTTTGCCTTCATCATGCCATTCAATCAGCAAACTGCTCCTGTACGCTACttcttctttggggttctctttGCTCTCTGTTTTGCATGCCTCTTGGCTCATGCCTCCAACCTGGTGAAGTTGGTCCGGGGTGGCGTCTCCCTCTCTTGGACCACAATTCTGTGCATTGCTGTTGGTTTGAGCCTGTTGCAGACCATCATTGCCATTGAGTATGTGACTCTCATAATGACCAGAGGTATGATGTTTGTGCATATGACGCCCTGCCAGCTCAATGTGGACTTCGTTGTGCTCCTGGTCTATGTCCTTCTCCTGATGGCCCTCACATTCTTCGTCTCCAAAGCCACCTTTTGTGGCCCATGTGAGAACTGGAAGCAGCATGGAAGGCTCATCTTCATTACTATGCTCATCTCCATCATCATCTGGGTGGTGTGGATCTCCATGCTCATGAGGGGCAACCCGCAGCTCCAGCGGCAGCCCCAGTGGGATGACCCTGTCATCTGCATTGCCCTGGTCACCAATGCCTGGGTTTTCCTGCTGCTGTACATCATCCCCGAGCTCTGCATTCTCTACAGATGCTGGAAACAAGATTGTGCTTTACCAGGCAACACCTGCTCAGTGCCGGCCTACCAATGCGGCTTCAGAGCGGAGAACCAGGAACTCTCAAAAG
- the GPRC5D gene encoding G-protein coupled receptor family C group 5 member D isoform X3 — protein MCEDFPKSTEDYYFLCDTEGPWRIVLECLAIIGIVVTVILLLALLFLVCKVQDCGQWNVLPTQILFLLGVLGLFGLAFAFIMPFNQQTAPVRYFFFGVLFALCFACLLAHASNLVKLVRGGVSLSWTTILCIAVGLSLLQTIIAIEYVTLIMTRGMMFVHMTPCQLNVDFVVLLVYVLLLMALTFFVSKATFCGPCENWKQHGRLIFITMLISIIIWVVWISMLMRGNPQLQRQPQWDDPVICIALVTNAWVFLLLYIIPELCILYRCWKQDCALPGNTCSVPAYQCGFRAENQELSKDC, from the coding sequence ATGTGTGAGGACTTCCCCAAGTCCACTGAGGACTATTATTTCCTCTGTGACACAGAGGGGCCATGGCGCATTGTCCTGGAGTGCCTGGCAATCATTGGCATTGTGGTTACAGTTATTCTGCTCTTGGCACTTCTCTTCCTCGTGTGTAAAGTTCAAGACTGTGGCCAGTGGAATGTCCTCCCCACCCAGATCCTCTTCCTCCTGGGTGTGCTGGGGCTCTTTGGCCTTGCTTTTGCCTTCATCATGCCATTCAATCAGCAAACTGCTCCTGTACGCTACttcttctttggggttctctttGCTCTCTGTTTTGCATGCCTCTTGGCTCATGCCTCCAACCTGGTGAAGTTGGTCCGGGGTGGCGTCTCCCTCTCTTGGACCACAATTCTGTGCATTGCTGTTGGTTTGAGCCTGTTGCAGACCATCATTGCCATTGAGTATGTGACTCTCATAATGACCAGAGGTATGATGTTTGTGCATATGACGCCCTGCCAGCTCAATGTGGACTTCGTTGTGCTCCTGGTCTATGTCCTTCTCCTGATGGCCCTCACATTCTTCGTCTCCAAAGCCACCTTTTGTGGCCCATGTGAGAACTGGAAGCAGCATGGAAGGCTCATCTTCATTACTATGCTCATCTCCATCATCATCTGGGTGGTGTGGATCTCCATGCTCATGAGGGGCAACCCGCAGCTCCAGCGGCAGCCCCAGTGGGATGACCCTGTCATCTGCATTGCCCTGGTCACCAATGCCTGGGTTTTCCTGCTGCTGTACATCATCCCCGAGCTCTGCATTCTCTACAGATGCTGGAAACAAGATTGTGCTTTACCAGGCAACACCTGCTCAGTGCCGGCCTACCAATGCGGCTTCAGAGCGGAGAACCAGGAACTCTCAAAAG